The Candidatus Hydrogenedentota bacterium genome includes a window with the following:
- a CDS encoding (2Fe-2S)-binding protein, translating to MPRLTIDGKCLELDRGAAIKDACEVLGVPFGCAAGSCGTCVLVIESGMDNLMPRNAMELDMRLRPNERLACQARIHGGDVIATW from the coding sequence ATGCCCCGATTGACCATCGACGGAAAATGCTTGGAACTGGACCGTGGCGCGGCGATCAAGGACGCCTGCGAGGTGCTCGGCGTGCCATTTGGTTGCGCTGCCGGGAGTTGTGGGACGTGCGTGCTTGTGATTGAGTCGGGCATGGACAACCTGATGCCCCGCAACGCCATGGAACTGGACATGCGCCTGCGCCCCAACGAGCGTCTGGCCTGCCAGGCGCGCATCCATGGGGGCGACGTCATCGCGACGTGGTAG